The Solibacillus daqui genome has a segment encoding these proteins:
- a CDS encoding amino acid permease, whose product MKNLLRKKSIDDLLHKKGSIQLQKTMGPFDLMLLGVGAIVGTGIFILPGTVSAQHAGPGIVFSFIIAAIVCALAALCYSEFASTVPVTGSAYSYSYIVFGEIVAWFVGWALLLEYGLATAAVATGWSGYFVTLVEGFGIHLPAALTNSFSVENGTYINLPAVIIIFVIGSLLSLGMKESTRFNALLVALKTGAVLLFILVGVFYVKPENWSPFLPYGMSGVFTGAALVFFAYLGFDAVSSAAEEVKNPQRNMPIGIIGSLIICTILYVAVSLVLTGIVPYQQLNVADPVAFAMKFVEQDWVAGVISLSAVIGMLTVILVMMYGGTRLLMAFARDGLMPKVMKELHPKRKTPMKNTFIFTLVISIFAGFIPLGTLAELVNMGTLIAFIFVSAGIIYLRKNKDLPNGGFKVPFYPVLPIVSLLLCIFLISQLSAHTWIACGIWFVLGIIIYFIYGKRHSALNK is encoded by the coding sequence ATGAAAAATTTATTAAGAAAAAAATCAATCGATGACCTTTTACATAAGAAAGGTTCGATTCAGCTTCAAAAAACTATGGGTCCCTTCGATTTGATGTTACTTGGTGTAGGTGCCATTGTCGGTACGGGGATTTTCATTCTTCCAGGTACAGTTTCAGCGCAGCATGCGGGACCTGGTATTGTGTTTTCATTTATTATCGCAGCCATTGTTTGTGCGTTAGCCGCGCTTTGTTACTCAGAATTCGCTTCTACTGTTCCTGTAACAGGAAGTGCTTACTCATATAGTTATATTGTATTTGGTGAGATTGTTGCCTGGTTTGTCGGCTGGGCATTACTACTTGAATACGGCTTAGCAACAGCTGCCGTTGCTACAGGCTGGTCGGGTTACTTTGTCACATTAGTAGAAGGCTTCGGTATTCATTTACCGGCTGCACTTACCAACTCATTTAGTGTAGAAAATGGCACGTATATTAACTTACCTGCTGTTATTATTATTTTTGTTATCGGTTCTCTTCTCTCATTAGGCATGAAGGAATCAACACGTTTTAATGCTTTACTTGTTGCACTAAAAACTGGGGCAGTCTTATTATTTATCTTAGTCGGCGTATTTTACGTGAAGCCTGAAAATTGGTCACCATTTTTACCTTATGGCATGAGTGGCGTGTTCACAGGTGCCGCACTTGTTTTCTTCGCTTACTTAGGTTTTGATGCGGTGTCATCTGCTGCAGAAGAAGTAAAAAATCCACAACGTAATATGCCAATCGGAATTATCGGCTCTTTAATCATTTGTACGATTCTTTATGTAGCAGTTTCGCTTGTATTAACAGGGATTGTTCCATATCAACAGCTGAATGTAGCTGATCCAGTTGCCTTTGCGATGAAATTTGTCGAGCAAGATTGGGTAGCGGGGGTAATTTCATTAAGTGCGGTTATCGGGATGTTAACAGTAATTTTAGTCATGATGTACGGTGGTACACGTTTATTAATGGCCTTTGCACGAGATGGCTTAATGCCAAAAGTAATGAAAGAATTACATCCAAAGCGTAAAACACCGATGAAAAATACATTTATTTTCACACTGGTTATTTCCATATTTGCCGGTTTTATTCCACTAGGTACATTAGCTGAATTGGTCAATATGGGCACATTAATCGCGTTTATCTTCGTATCTGCGGGCATCATTTATTTACGTAAAAATAAAGACTTACCAAACGGTGGCTTTAAAGTTCCGTTTTATCCCGTACTACCAATTGTGTCGTTATTATTGTGTATTTTCTTAATTAGCCAGCTTTCTGCACACACTTGGATTGCTTGTGGTATCTGGTTCGTGTTAGGAATTATCATTTACTTCATTTATGGTAAAAGACATTCAGCTTTAAATAAATAA
- a CDS encoding C40 family peptidase encodes MKKRFVTTVALAIGISSFSTMPAIMEPTPVYAANVQNNDQAVAIKANQLITTAKSLIGKATYSNTVYKPTAPYKFSCATFLMYIFEKNGVDLATYNENYMMQQGTYVPRNQLQKGDLLFFKSKKTGTDPDHVGMYIGDNKIIHMADSKQNIVISDLNSKPYYKDNYVTARRVLPTLMSANPATTGDKIVAKAYATKDQVKMGSINNDASLRFTSGGFIEYTYRKNGVLLKTKTLSEQMKLGTAVSKSNLKKGDLVFFNSTKGSKTPTQVAIYAGDHRLIIPTSNGVITRVLLVDYYKDHYITARRVTK; translated from the coding sequence ATGAAAAAACGTTTCGTAACAACTGTCGCTTTAGCAATTGGGATTAGTTCATTTTCTACAATGCCAGCAATAATGGAACCAACACCTGTATATGCTGCAAATGTACAAAATAATGATCAAGCCGTTGCTATTAAAGCCAATCAATTAATTACTACTGCAAAAAGTTTAATCGGGAAAGCAACTTATAGTAATACCGTCTATAAACCTACTGCACCTTATAAATTTTCATGTGCCACTTTTTTAATGTATATTTTCGAGAAAAATGGCGTAGATTTAGCAACTTATAACGAAAACTATATGATGCAACAAGGAACCTATGTACCACGTAACCAGCTTCAAAAAGGGGATTTATTATTCTTTAAAAGTAAAAAAACAGGAACAGACCCAGACCATGTTGGGATGTACATTGGAGATAATAAAATCATTCACATGGCGGATTCAAAACAAAACATAGTTATTTCAGATTTAAATAGTAAGCCGTACTACAAAGATAATTATGTAACCGCTCGTCGCGTACTACCAACATTAATGAGTGCAAATCCTGCAACAACAGGAGATAAAATTGTTGCCAAAGCGTACGCTACGAAAGACCAAGTAAAGATGGGCTCAATTAATAATGATGCTTCATTACGATTTACATCAGGCGGCTTCATTGAATATACGTACCGAAAAAATGGCGTTTTATTAAAAACCAAAACACTTAGCGAGCAAATGAAACTTGGTACAGCTGTTTCTAAATCAAACTTAAAAAAAGGGGATTTAGTATTCTTCAACAGTACGAAGGGATCTAAAACACCAACACAAGTTGCAATTTATGCAGGTGACCACCGATTAATTATTCCTACGAGTAATGGAGTGATTACACGTGTTTTACTAGTAGATTATTATAAAGATCATTATATTACCGCTAGACGTGTAACGAAATAA